The DNA sequence GTCAGCCCCATCGGGTCTCACGCCGGGGGGTTGCCAGTCCCAGTGGGCCACCTGCTGCTGGTCCTCCTGCTGGCCCTCCATCCACAGGGAGCGCCGGTTCACACAGGGCAACGCTACACTGCTACCCAGCAACACCACCAACACCGTCTTGTCCCCATCCCAGTAGCGCTTCTCCTTACGGGCTGAGAAACAGGACAGGTTGAATACGGTTCCGGACCCGAGCAACAATGAATGCGTTAGATCATTCCAGTTATCACAACTCAGGAATCTGTTGAGGATGGTTACCTAACTTGGTGGTATTGAGCTGTATCTTGACAGACTGGTGCAACTGGCAGTAGTGGTGATGCAGATTACAGGTATAAACACCCCTGTCAGCGGTTCCCACGTCTGGAACAacagcacacactcacatgtCTAGCTTTCCAGGTGGGTTATGCCGTCATATTTCACAGAGCTGGACACAGAGTACAGTGGACAGGGCCAACTTACTGTTTATAACCAGGGAGAAGTTCCCATCACTGAAGGCGGTTTTGGGGATGGTAATGCGTCCTTTGTTGAGCCCATTGTAAACCCTCTCTTTGACGCCAGAGGACATGTCCAGTATCCTCTCCACAGAGTACTCTGGGCTGCTTCGAACCAGGTCCCAGTGAACCACTCTCTGGCGGTCCTTCAGCCTGTCCTGGGTCCACACCATGCGGGGGCTGTGGCAGGGCAGCACGGCCCGCGTCCCCGCTGGGAGGGTGATGTTACTGGCCTCAACCACTACGCCTAGAGTGCTGATGCCCTGGCCACAGGCtaatgcaacacacacacacacacacaaacataacttAAGTAGGAAATACATGAAGAAATGTTGTGGATGCAATAAACATGGTAGAACAACACATGCATTTTGGATGTGGACTTACCACTGGCCAGGAAGACAGCTAAAACTGGAGGGGGAAAGAAATACAACAAAGTCATCATAACAACGAAAGCAATCTCTCAGGCAGGATTTGACTGAGTTGACCAACACTGACCCCAGACTGTGGTCAGCATGCTGTTGTTTAGAACGGACAGCTCAAACAGTAGTTAGGACTGACTGGAATTACAGCTGGGCCGCTGAGAGAACTGtgtggaggaaaggagaaaaggccaaaaggaaaaataaGGCCATCATTTGTTTCCATTCAAAGGTAGGCATGAGATGAGTGAAATAATTTGGTAAGATGTGTTGCTCTATATCTAGATCTTTCCCCTCCTGGGACTGAAGGCTTTCGTAACGTAAGTTGCCTTATTCTAACCCAGATTTTCATTCAGCACTTTTACTATACATGTGCTGTTTACCTAAGGGCCAGCAGCTGGGAGAGAGACGAATGCAGCCCAGACAACACAGAGGTTCTATTCATTCCCCAGCGAACCTCTGTCAAGACCAATGTCCTGGGGAAAATGAACAGCTAGCCAGCCCTCAACAGTGTCCACTCTCACTGCCCAGAACAGCTGGTTGCTCAGTACTTAGATCAGACACATATCATAACACCAATGCTTGTATAAAAAAACCAAAAAGATGAAGAATAAAGGCTTAGCAGgcaggcttttattttgttaaaaacagAACCTTTTCCTCACTGTTTCAAGTAAGCCTatgctgttttaaatgtgttgttgggTTTCAGGGACAGTAAAGACCAGGTGTTTTGTTTGTATACCGGCATCAAGCCCCTCATAAGAGCAAAGATAAAACATACTAATACTTAGGAAGAAACATCTCTTGTGCATTCTAATAGTCTTTTAATGATTTTACGTTGACTGATTTTAGTTACATGTATGCAGTCAGTAAACATATTAAGCTTCAGTAAACATTCAGGTTCTCCAAGATAGTGatctttaattgaaaatgtttatgatAAACAGAGGACTGGAaaattattgggacagtgaaTCCTTTTTGGTTTTTAGTTTCTGTATTACggctatttttatttaaaatgaaagaaatggcTATGGTGTAAAAGTGCAGACTGTTAGCTTTAAAATCAGGGTACAGTATATTCATAGATATCGAATGAACCACTTCAACATGAAAGCACGTTTTGTACATTGTCCTTCCGTTTTAGTACTTGGGTGTGTTTGCAATATTAGTGCACAAACAAAATAAGTGTCAATGTCTAGTTTTgattcatttgcatttggagtcagtaACTGGTGTCTAAAAACCTGAGGACCAAAAGAAGTGTCAATTCAAGTCAAGCGTGCCTCCATGAGGCAGATATAATCTGAGTAAATCTATCAGAGACATCGATCACACAGGCTGGACTCCACGGTGCTAAAACTATAGCTAGCTTCCAAAACAGGATGGCCTCCTAATTTGTATCATGTAGCTGGTGTTAAGTTGGATGCATGTATGGCTGCAATtgtctcacttgtcttcattgatgatgcaAATGTTGACAGCAGCAACAGTTACACCTGAGAAACATCTTGTCTACTAAGATTACAACTGAGTGCCTCATTGGACAATGCTTCATCAGGCAGCAAGACAATTATAATAACACTTCAATAAAGCATGCCTGTCACATGCTAAAGAGTTAAGGCAAAATGTCCCAGAAACAACCAGCTCCtaaagatggctgcagtacaagCATGGACAAGCATAAACAATTatgcagtgagagagaaaaaaaaaacatcctcaaaCACTGTCATTTTCTCCTTGATCTTAGGCACCATAGCAAACACTAAAATAGTAAACTACCTGATAACGAGTTGTCATGTTTAATGACCACTTATACAGTAACTTGGATACCAAGGCAAATTGCTAAGGTCTCATGTTCAATGTTCAGTTTGAAGGTCAATTTATTCATTATTAGAAGAGCCAAACATGATGCAAATTACTGATGCTGAAACCACTGATTTTGAAGTCAAACATTTTCCAGATTGTATATTTAAGCTAATTCAGGAGGTAAATGGTGATATCGTGTTACCAGATGAGCCCACACAGCCATGTGAAAaatacaccccctggaaaggaTAGTTGAGCAAAATTCCAACCGCTTATATTGAAAAAGATAACCCAATTTAAGAAATTGCaccaaaaaatgtttttacttttaatTTACTTAATTAAAGAAGGTAGCCCACCCCTATAAAAACCATCATACATAATAGCCAAAATTTTAATCAGGtgtaaatgattaaaaaaacattagagagtaacttgtgagggtccagccttccataaaaCCTGGAAACCAGGTCTGGtatggtcttaaccatatgggtgtgtagTAACACACAATGCCAAGAACAAAACATCTATCCATTGGCCGCAGAAgaagattattgatgcccatagaattgggaggggttacaaaaccatttccaagcaatttgaaatacataataCAACTACCCAACAGATCATCATCTACAAAGCCAGACCACTGGCtatctacataggacaggtcgTCCAACCAAATCCAGCCCAAGAGATTACTGAAAGAATAAAAATCAATCAAGGTATCTACAGGCCTAACAGTCAACTATCAGAAAGAGATTGCACAAACATGGCCTACGTGAAAGATCAGGAATGGATCAGGTTGCTCCGAAAAAAAAGAACGTCAAGACATGACTGAAGACTGTCAAACACCTGGGTAGACCAAAAGTATtcgaacaatgtgctctggacaggtGAGTCAAATGGGGAGTTGTTTGGCCGCAATGTCAATCGCCACAGCCTTTAAAAAGAAGAACCTCAGTCCAACCAAAAGAAACGGACAGTTATGGAATGGccgagtcaaagcccagatctcaaacctACGGAAATGCTGTGGAAGGGAATTGAAGTTGGCCATGCTCCCAGTTGATGTAAGAAACGAATAGACAGTTACAAGGAAGTTATTTGACCGTAGCAGATTAGTAACAACCCTAATAAACTGCAGATTCAGCCCAGAAAACTCCAGGGGCAAATCGGAGACAcacttttcattaaaatgcTTTATAAGCATTGTAGGGTTGACAGTATACTAAGGCTGGAATCAGTCATTTTCTGAATCACAACTCCCTCAACCTGTTAATCATCACGAGTCCTACCAGGAGGGTGTGATTACAGATACAGGACATGTGTGAAGAGCAGAATGAATACTATCAAGTCTTGGAGCAAGCACAATACTGGTAAATCAAGGAATATTTTTCCATTGCTAATGCCAATTACTTTGAACGTTTTTATTAAGCAGTCAATGTTAATTTGAATCATTGTTTAAGAGTacataaaatacaattttaatgacATAAGAGGCTAAGGAGCTAAAATATTTGACCGGTAATCCCCCTTCTACAGTATTCTGAGTAACTCCAGTCTCCGGATGGTGAGACACTCATTACTGACACGTATAATGACAGGCTGCAGGGATTGTGCTGACTCTACCGCTCTGACCACAGttaactcaaaacacattgGAGTAAACCCATAAGAAAAACACCCACATGCCACCAGATTTCTGATTCAAATATGATGCCAATATTTCTTCTATTAGTTCTATTACACAATGCATAGGCCCTGGTAAGCATAAGGAATTTCAGTCTTTTTGATTATTATACAGGACTTTATCAAAGACctatcaaaataatatttgccTACTCATATGTAGGTCAAAACAAAAAGTGGAACAGAGCTGTTATTACTGTCAGCTTTCACCCTGAAGTACAGTAAAATACACGCAGAGATCATCCATTACTTTCaatgttgttttacattttaaaactgatTAAACTAATGATCAGTGGAGAGATTTTCTAGTAGTCGCAAAAAAATTGACATCCTAGTAACTTAGTACAACATCATaagtcaattaaaataacttCCTCATCCATTGCATTGACTCAATAAAAAACATCTTCTAATGGATGCAAAAACACCATTGTGCAGCCATTCTTCTCAAAGTTTTTGTTATTGTCTTAGTACAGTTAAAACATGGAACTTACTTAGAAACAACAGCAACATGTCTTTCAGTCGCACTTGTATTTCCTGTAAATGAAGATGCAGATTGTAAAACGATGCTTTCCAGATCAAAGGATAAAAAGCAACACCTGAAGAAACTAAATCAACCAGTACAATAACACTACAGATGTCTTTTGGAGAGTCTAGACCAGCAGTAGATGCTCCTCCTTCGTTTGCCCCTTGAAACCCTACACCATCCTGGCTCTGTCACACCGTAGAACAGGCAGACTTCATCTTCTACAGCTACGGATCAGTATCTGCAAAAGCCTCTGCCTTCTGACTTACGGTCACGTCATATTTTAATGAAAGATtgtttttaataactttttCACGTTGGCTGAATTTCTCAGACTCTCAAGCCAAGAATGTGGATGAACGAGGCTGCTCCATACTGCCACCCTCTGTTAGATTTATGAAACTGCACAACAGGTTTAAAATAACAGCCAATGCCAAGTAGGTATGAAAACACAGGAACGATTTATTAAATAAGCACAGACACAATTAGGATTTGAAAGTGACGTTTATCGTTTCTTTTCACTTCCCAACGACCCCCAGCTCAAATCCTcaacagaggaaagaaaagcacacGTGGAAGATGTCAACATCACAGATGACTGAGATCTACTTCAAGTAGCAATGGAGAGTAGGCTGTGCTTGAGGAGTCCTGTTACGACCCAGAGTGGGTCAGTCAGCAGTGCACTGCTCCTGTAGAACTTCACTCCCTCTTGGACTTGTACTGTTTGATGAAGATCTTAGGTGTGTTCCATCCTTCTGGGGCTTTTTTCAGTCCAGCTCGCATCCAGATCCTCTCAAGATCCTTCTCAAAGCGTTTCTGAACCCAAAGACAGTGTCATCATTAATGATCTCAGAATGGCTGTAATACTATTGCAAACAGAACcatttatattttgaatgtgatggcaaaaaaaaaaaactgacctgCTTCTTTTTCCTTCTGCCGTCCAACACTCTCCTCCTCAGGAACTTGGTGCGCTTCATGAGTTTCTTGTACTTGTGCCGGTTCATCTTACGCCGTCTGATCTCCAGCACATTCTTACAGCTGAGAGGCGTTACAGAGTCATCCCCCTCTTCTAGGAGAGGGACTCTTAATGGTGGCAAAACCTTGGTGTCCAAAATCATGTCACCTTCCTCTATGGGCAGTGATGCCTCTAACAGCGGAGGGAGGGAGTAGCGCAGAGAGAGCCAGCTCTCCAGGGGGGACACTGACAGTTTACGGGGGATAAGGTACTCATCCAGCTCTGGCTCCAATGCCACCCAGCGTTGGGGAGGCTGTGTGTTGTCTGCTGCTGTCGAATAGAGTCTGGGTTTTCCAAATAGAGAAGAGTAGCAAGAGGGAAAGACAGGCTGTAGAGATTCACCCAATGACAGTCCACAAGTCTGAAGGGCACCTGCGCATTTAGGGATAATATACAGAGGTGTATTAAATTACTGTTATAAGTGATAGCTATAGatagtgtatttatttattttattttttagaacgTACCAGTTACTCGGCAAAGCCGACTGATGTGAGGGGCCACCCTTGAGATGAACATGTCTACGATTGAAGTTGAATCATCGGGATTGAATAAGTCAATTTGTCGCTCCAAATGTGCCCTAAGATAAAAAGTTAAATACCATTTCAGATGTAGAACGTAATATCAAGTAATGGTAACTATATTTTCCTTAGTTGGTCGACTACACCGGCAGTTGTCCAGCAACTAGCTGCTTATATGATATCACTGCCTGTATTACAGTACACTTTTAGGTACTGCTATTTTACTTTTAGCTACAAACTGACAACTATCATTTTGACTGATAGGCGAGCAAAATTTCTGAAATGTACGCTTCTCTGCTAACGTAGGTTACATCGTTATGGTACTGTACAGTGAGGTAACTAGCTGCCTTGCTAACGATGCTAATCACTACTATTACGTTAAACACTTGACTATAAGGGATCCCCAAACAGTAGTACCACCGTCCAaaacaatgccgattttgcatttACTAACCACAAACAAATTAATCAACagtaacaatgttattttcccaATTACCTACTTGACACATCGGTgaagctaacgttagcacaACCTTCGTTTTTCAATGTGACTCCAGAAGTCAACTTCCGGTCCATCCAAAACTCTCTTCCTCTTTTAGATTCACGAAATTGTGACCGACAACATGGTTCTACCTCAGTAATTAAATGAATGAGTTGATTTAATGTTACAGTTTGTATATTACTGTAGCAGTCAAATGTATGGGCACACCCCCTCATTTCtctatttttactattttcctcaTTGTTGAAATAATAGCGAAAGCATCAATactatgaatgaacaaatatggaatcatgtagtattaaaatatcaaaacatttcatgttTAAGATTCCTCAAAGTTCCCACCATTTCCATGgttgacagctttgcacactcttctcTTGCTCTCAACCAGCCTCATGAGGATATCGCTGGATGATGATCATCATTGTCTCAATTAACTAAATCAGTTCTTTAAATATTATTCTATATGTACAACTCACTGTACATCATATATTATTCTAACCAGAGAGAGGTATGCTGTAATCGTTAATTTCACTCATACTGTATAGTTGATTGAATCGTTCTGATTCTGCAATGTTCCATCAAACCCATAAACCCATTAACAGTACAAAATCATaggacattttaattaattcaggttctttatttaatattttgtcaatatttaCACACGaggaaaacatatttacaagaaactattaaaacacaaatacaatcaTTTCAATAGATCACAGTAACACTGAAGCAGTGTTGATGCATTTTCTAATTAACTGATAATTTCAATTCCAATATCCTGATGGGGTAGTGCTAATAGTGCTCTACTAGATTACCATCTTTAATATGACCATAACATAAGCACAGCAATAAAAGTCCACACCACTGGAGGGCACCATCACTCTGGTGTTTTGGTCTGCACTGGACTAATGTAAAGACTGGAGCACAGCTACCTTAAAGACATAGGGAAGATTACATGTTGTGAGTAGTAGCTTAACCAGCAGTATACATCAttcatattttgtaaaaaattaaaaatacaaaaataataataatgaaaaatatgCATCTCAGTAATTGTCCCATATTGATACAATGTTTTTCACCCCCTCAATGACGAAGAGTTGAAGACTCATTCATATTTCAATTCTGGTTGCCATGTGGCACAGTTATGTAAGAGAGGAGGAGCTTCCACTTTTAGAGTGCTCTACATTTAGAGACCAATGGTGGTTGGCCCATCAAATAACTTATTTATAGGACATTCTTTCAATGGTTTCATTCAGCACAGAAAGAGGATGAAGAGGTATACAGATGGCTACAGGCATTTAATGGTTTGACAGACACAAGTGTTATGGTGGCTTATGGATCTGTGTTGTAGCTAGATAAACCCTGGGAAGAAATATCAGTATGAGTGGCATCTTTATTTACAAGACATCATCTCTGTTCAGGGGACAGCAGTAGGACAATGAATATGTAACATGCCTTATCAACACAGagatataaacaaaataatttgctaAATGTAGTGGAATATAACATCCCTCAGGGCAGTTGTAGACATATACAGAATCTGTTCAATATCCATTCTTCATTAAACTTCAGTTGCTTTCACTGTTGCTTTGTAACCTCTCCTCATACAGTTGTCAGTTGTCAGGGAACACCAAGTCACTATACAGTTGTCTTCCTCTTTTACTGCTTACCCAGTTTATTTTAAAGCTTATTTTCAAATGGAACTTGAAATTACACTTATTTAGATAACTTTTTAGCACTGCACAGAATAAACAGCATTGTTTGTATAATGATAAACTGTATTACACCATCATGATTTTCACTTGGAAACAGTACTTAGACTACAGTAGATCTGGAATGGAGTGTCACCATGGTGGGTGGACTGTACAAACTGAAAGATTCATCCCTGTACATCTCTACCATAATATACTATCCATCGATCATCAACAATGTAGGaatatcaataaaatatatagtatAATAGCAGGCCAACCATTGTGTCCCATCTCCCTCCcaaataaattaatatgaaAAACAAATTCTGTGGGTACCGCAACACTTTGTTATGCAAAGCAGATCGACCAGCAAACTAGCTTGGTGGACAAACACAGTCCATGATTCAATAATATGGTTATGAATACCCCTTTAGTCATCAACACATTTCTTCATACTTCACTTCAATAACCTGCTTGATACACACAGTGGGATAGAGCTACCTCAAAAGACGGAAAGTGCAAAGCTAAAATGAACAGCTTAACATTATAAAAAGGTATGGCGGTTCACAAAAATAAATCGGTACCAGTTAAACATCCTACGTGCAAAAACAGTATGAAACATGAACAGAATGTACCCATAAAATCGGAAACGACGTCGATAAGGGAAGAAATAATGAACGTACAGTAATACTGAACGTTTAGAGAAACAGTATTCTGTCATCTAAGGTGGTCTAGCAGTCAATAACAAACAGCTGGTACACATAATACCATAGTAGCATAGGTTAGATTCTGGCAAACTGCTATTTCTgtactctctctgtctttcacactTTCTCTCCTCTACACataaaagcataaaatgccccaaaataaattgaataaaacttgatttttttaattttaaggCTATGTCCATTCTCTCTTGTTACTTATCTATCTTCTTTTTCATTTACAGTATGAGCAGGTGAGACTTGAAGTACATTGTATATTGAGATGAGAATATCCCACTTATTAAATATTAAGAAGAAAATATTCACTCTTTCCTGGAGCAATTGTGTTTGGCTGTACAGTACTATACACCAAGTAATTAAAGCTATAGGAAATAGACAAATTACAATCACCTTACCTGAAAAATCACTAACACATTAAACTGTATTCAACTTAactaacatttaatttaaaaaaatgacactttgttgtTGGATATATGGAAAACTGAAAAAGTAAACGGGTTCAATCCAattgaaagcattttttttttccaggcaGTGCTACTATCACTATACAGTAGAATCCACGACAACATCGACAGGCCTCCTCCCAAGGTCCCTGGCAGTGTCAATGGCACTTTCGATACCCTGTGTGATCCGCATGTCTATGTACAGTGAAGTAGACCTCAACGAAAACTCAAccaaatgtaccatttgttcACTgggacaaataaaacaatttacagGCAACACAATTTCTGAAACACAAAGACAGGCAGTAGATGTGTGTACACCCAGACAGGCAGAGGACGGAGCAGAAAGAAACAACGCCTCTGTGTATCTCCGGGCACGGCTAGCCACCATCAACGCAACCACCGGGGCTTCTGGGAAGAGCTGGACTGGCCTCACTGACCGGCAGACTGGCCAGGCTTCATCTGTTCATCGTCATCATTAGTTACAGCGAAAGCCTGCGTTCTCCTCTTCTCCCGGAAGGATTGGGTCTTATGGGAATGCTTTAGGAAGAGGAGACAATACTCTTACTAAATGTTGGCAATCCAGAATGAGATACAGTCATTACAGGTCCTACGTTGTATAGTGAGTGTATGAGTGCAAGACTTGTGAGTTAAATAACACATGACATGTACATTAAAGTGTATTGAACAGTAGTAGTTTTATATCATATAATGGATTGCACTAATCCCAACATCCATGAAAGAACCCCACTTGAAAAGAGACAGTTGGACTAACCTGCAGATGGATATCCAGGAATTAACCAGTTTGGATAGGCTAACAGTTCTGGACAGGGAGAGCAGACAAACAGAAGAGCATGGACAGCAAGAAATATTTACACAACTACACCAGTTGGATCACAGCAATGCCAAAACAACAGTGGCACCAGTCATGGCAGGATCACAGCAGTGAGAATACAACAGCAGCACCAGTCACAACAGGATTACAGAAGTGGCAATACAACAGTGGCACCAGTCCCAGCATGATCACAGCAGTGACAATACAACAGTGGCAGCAATCATAGCATGATCCCAGCAGTGACAACACAACAATGGCACAGCAGGATCACAGCAATGACAATACAACAGTGGCACAAGTTACAGGAGTACAACATCTGAAGTTAAAATACCAATGTTCACTGAAGAATTCACGCAAAGGCAGAGAGCAAACATCTGCTTACACATACAGTCAGCAATGAATGTCAACCTGTCCAATCTGGTCCCTTGTTTTAGATTGTGGAGCATCTGTCCACTCTAGAGCCAGTAAAGATGACACCTTACCGATGAGGACTGATGGTCCTGTGGCCGGTCCAGTTTGATGCGGATTTCTGACCCTTTACCTCCATCCGTTTTACCAGGACCTGGATAATAAAACACAAGACATGAGCTGTTATGACCCCGGACCAGGATGTGCTGAAGTACTAGGGCAATAAATCAGACATATTTATATCATCAAACGGGGCATATGTTTAATTCTCTTTGTTTAACAAGGCAGGTCCTGAACACCCTGTTAAGCAGCAATGAATCATTTATACCTTAAACCCTCTTTATTgtacatacacccccccccccaacaccatGGCCCCTCCAGTCACCTGGTGAGCTGCATCGGCTGGTGGTGCTCGTCGTGCTGCTCATGCTGTCCTCCAGCCAGGTGCTGTAGGTCAAGGAGTCCCGCTTGTGGGGTGTCCCGGCTGACGATAGGCTCTCCTAAGGAAGATGGGGAGAAAAGGGTTAGAGAGCCAAAACGTGCGAACACAGAACGCAGGCAGGCACCCACAAAAATCACTCGGTCAGTCACCATGCCGGTGTCGTAGTCCTCCGTGGCTTCTGTTTCGttctcctccaccacactggcaAAGCTGCTGGCATTGGAGGAGGAGCGGGAAAGGTCATGACCCTCAGGGATGGATGGAGCTCTGGTGTTACAAAGAGAAAACCTACACTCTTGAGTGAGTCAGCAGTCCATCCCAGGACTGGACCACCCAAACCCACATTAAGTGTTCACTTTAGACTTCTCACCGACTTCGTAGTACTGAAAGGCAAGTCCACTCACATGTTCTTTGTAGTGGCCACCTCTGGTGAGCTCTGATTGGAGGAGTTTTCGGACTTGGGGTCCTGGGAGACGTGGCCGCTGTCAGGAGTCTTCTGTGTGCCAGATGAACACTCCCTACTGTTCTGACTGCTGCTGAGCGGGGAGGGGACAAGGCTGAATATGGAGGGCAGGAGGGTACATACAAATAAAGGGCCAGGGTAACAGATCCAGGGGTGGGGTCAGGACATTAACACATCAACATCCACATTCATGTCTCTGAACACTGAGCCCCATTCATGTGATACGACCATGCTTACATTTTCTCGTGGACTTCCTGGATATTCTCGATGCCAATGGCACTGCTACGTCTAGAGCTAAAGGGACCAGACTTCTTCCTGGTCGGACTCTTCCCGGGGATGATCAAAGACTGACAGGTCAGGAAGAAAACAACACATGAGAGTGAGAACCATGACATCCCCCATCTCACAACAACAGACAGAAACCAACATGTTGTCTGTCTCCACTGTTAACCACATTATTTTGGTCTGTATGTTTGTTAATTAACAGTGTGTTACATGTTAAGTAAGGTATAGGACCTTAATTTAAAACAGGGTGCTTCAGCAGAAGAATAATCCTACAGTAACAGGAAAATATTCATAATGTGGATTAcatgaaatgtatatatttttgtaagggAATATCAGTCTGACATCTCAGTGTAAATGCTCAGCCTATTTATACCACAGCAGGAAAGTTCCCCCGCAACAGGAGACCATACACACCTGCACTGTAAATCATCACTTGGTAAGTGGCATGGCTTTACAGTAGGGTGACATTATTCACTATGAATCGTGAGACAGTATAAGCCATCTATGTGGAAAATACAAGTGTAAGAGTGAATTATTATCATGCAGAGTAACGGTACTCATGCCTTCAAGTTGTAGCTAACAGATAAGAAAACATTAGAATATGCACTTAGAGGCTTAGCGTCAAGCCCCGGTGCCAAGGCAAGtgagagcagagcagagcatgAGATGAAAGATGGATTCTAGCACTCCAGGGCTTATCACTAAAACGTGCTTTCTGACTGAACGCTTTGTTCACTCAATCTCTCTTTGTAAGCTTTCAAAATAAGGATTTGAAAAATAGCTTTTATCCTATGTGGGCTTCAAAGAGCTTCAGgatccttttttgttttcttttttggggggcGGATGTTCTCAAAACCATAACTATTCATAATTTTGAATACACTGAGAATTAGTTAAACAAAGTTGTTGAGGACAAACATtcaatatatactgtacacgTGAAGTGAGAGCAACACAAAATCCAATGTAATGATAGAACAAGGAAATATGGAAGACGACAAAGACCAACCAGGTGAAGGCTATGGGGAGATTATAACACCATCAAGCTTGGTCCTCAGGCAGTCATACACACCTTTGTGAAAACGTATTTAAATCTGAGGATACATGGACTGAAGACttatg is a window from the Esox lucius isolate fEsoLuc1 chromosome 12, fEsoLuc1.pri, whole genome shotgun sequence genome containing:
- the aurkaip1 gene encoding aurora kinase A-interacting protein: MFISRVAPHISRLCRVTGALQTCGLSLGESLQPVFPSCYSSLFGKPRLYSTAADNTQPPQRWVALEPELDEYLIPRKLSVSPLESWLSLRYSLPPLLEASLPIEEGDMILDTKVLPPLRVPLLEEGDDSVTPLSCKNVLEIRRRKMNRHKYKKLMKRTKFLRRRVLDGRRKKKQKRFEKDLERIWMRAGLKKAPEGWNTPKIFIKQYKSKRE